The DNA sequence AATTAGAATGTACTTTTTTTGCATGCGATTTGGGCCCAACGTCCGAATTTTTGACCAATATAATTCACGTTCGTCTACTTTCAATCACACTGTTTTCATTCCGTGGTCAAGCAAACCGTTAAAAACGGTGCAAGGCCATTTTTAGAACGTAAATTCTGGTTTGAATCCATTTTTTTTGATTAAAATAGGAAACATCATAGCTGTTAGGAGTAATTTTTACAATATAATCATTGTTTGGTTCCTCTTTAGAGATGGAATTGTAAAGAATTTCACTACTAACAAAACTTAAGCATTGCTTTTCTTACTGAATCATGGTAATATCCAGTATGGTATATTATTTCATCCTCACAGCCATTCCCTTTGCCATCGTTTCCGCTTTTTCTATCCATTGGATCACTTTAAGCGAAGAATCGAACCCAGAAAAACGATTAGAGATTTCCCGTGGGGTTTATTTAGGATTTTCCTTCCAAGTGATAGTTTTTGCTTGGTTATTATTCCAATTGGGTCATTCACGTTTCGCTTATCCAGTCATTGCAATCGCCTTTTCTATGCTAGGTGATTGGTTCAATTTACAATTTCCATTGGCAAAAAAATATATGAAAGATCCAGTTTTAGGTGGCATATTTAGTTTCGCCATCGCTCAAATCTTTTTTATATTGGCCCTACGCCAATTGATCACTTGGGAAGAATTGTATTCTAGTCCGAGACCATTCATCATCAGTTTACTTTTGATCATTTTACCCGCTTTGATTTTCTTTTTTAGAGTGTACAATCCAAGTCGCTCCAAATGGGTGATGGCCTCTGCATTTATCTATGGCATCATTTTGTGTTTTTTTGTATCCTTATGCATTAACGCCTATTTGTTGTATGGTGGTGTTTGGATTTATTTGGGAATTGGAGCTGGATTTTTCCTTCTCTCAGATGCTGTGATGGGTGAAACAACAATCAATGGCACAAGGCATCCAAAATGGGAGTTTCAAGTTCCTTGGATTACCTATCTAATTGCTCAGTGTTTTTTACTCGTTGGTTTTTTTCTTGTTTCCCATACGAGACTACTCGCTCATTAAAAAGAAAACTCTGAATCCATTTTTTGAAAATGGGTTGCACTTTCCCACATAAGTAATGTTTGTTTGCGTTTGGGATCCCACCGGTAACCACCAAATAAACCAGAAGATTGAATGACTCGGTGGCATGGGATGAGCACTGCGATTGGATTTTTTCCAATCGCAGTACCCACTGCACGTTGTGCATTTTTTTTGCCAATCAATTCAGCAATTTCTCCATAGGTGGATGTATCTCCAGAAGGGATCGAGAGAAGTGACTGCCATACCTTAATTTGGAACGGTGTCCCTAACACAGAAAGATGGATGGGCGCTT is a window from the Leptospira ellinghausenii genome containing:
- a CDS encoding lysoplasmalogenase family protein, which translates into the protein MVYYFILTAIPFAIVSAFSIHWITLSEESNPEKRLEISRGVYLGFSFQVIVFAWLLFQLGHSRFAYPVIAIAFSMLGDWFNLQFPLAKKYMKDPVLGGIFSFAIAQIFFILALRQLITWEELYSSPRPFIISLLLIILPALIFFFRVYNPSRSKWVMASAFIYGIILCFFVSLCINAYLLYGGVWIYLGIGAGFFLLSDAVMGETTINGTRHPKWEFQVPWITYLIAQCFLLVGFFLVSHTRLLAH